A genomic region of Bosea sp. 124 contains the following coding sequences:
- a CDS encoding succinylglutamate desuccinylase/aspartoacylase family protein: MSSTRQKPTPRASSAFLTVDPEREGKQTGFLMIPHSPDDDAWGATRVPIAIIKNGSGPTAILEGGNHGDEYEGPITICDMIRDLDPGRVQGRLILMPANNVHAVIAGKRTSPVDGLNFNRTFPGDPRGTITQQISAFINDHILPLGDAFLDLHSGGSSLDIIPSAIVEPTDDPALHKRNVAAVQAFDAPMTVVISNLGEPRTATAAACRAGLVTVGTEMAGGGTVSLEALRVCRRGVANVLDHLGIVSRDAPEPRRGDGGVLELPGTAAYVYASADGIFEPFHTNGETVSAGQPAGRIHCTWDPTRPPDLLHYAADGILYGRRQPGRVRPGNCCLIVAAPYRGALS, translated from the coding sequence ATGAGCAGCACACGCCAGAAGCCTACTCCCCGCGCCTCCAGCGCCTTCCTGACGGTGGACCCTGAGCGCGAGGGCAAGCAGACCGGCTTCCTGATGATCCCGCATTCGCCCGACGACGATGCCTGGGGCGCGACGCGTGTCCCGATCGCGATCATCAAGAACGGCTCGGGTCCGACCGCCATCCTCGAAGGCGGCAATCATGGCGACGAGTATGAGGGGCCGATCACGATCTGCGACATGATCCGTGATCTCGATCCAGGCCGCGTCCAGGGCCGGCTGATCCTGATGCCGGCCAACAATGTCCATGCCGTGATCGCCGGCAAGCGCACCTCGCCGGTCGATGGGCTGAATTTCAACCGCACCTTCCCGGGCGATCCGCGCGGCACCATCACGCAGCAGATCTCGGCCTTCATCAACGACCACATCCTGCCGCTCGGCGACGCCTTCCTCGATCTGCATTCCGGTGGCTCCTCGCTCGACATCATCCCGAGCGCGATCGTCGAGCCGACCGATGACCCGGCGCTGCACAAGCGCAATGTTGCGGCGGTGCAGGCGTTCGACGCGCCCATGACCGTGGTGATCAGCAATCTCGGCGAACCCCGAACCGCGACGGCCGCCGCTTGCCGTGCGGGGCTCGTCACGGTCGGCACCGAGATGGCTGGCGGCGGCACGGTTTCGCTCGAAGCCTTGAGGGTTTGCCGGCGCGGGGTCGCCAATGTTCTCGATCATCTCGGGATCGTCTCGCGCGACGCGCCGGAGCCGCGGCGCGGTGACGGCGGCGTCCTCGAACTGCCCGGCACAGCGGCCTATGTCTATGCCTCTGCCGACGGCATCTTCGAGCCCTTCCATACCAATGGCGAAACGGTCAGCGCCGGCCAGCCGGCTGGCCGCATCCACTGCACCTGGGATCCGACGCGCCCGCCCGATCTGCTGCACTACGCCGCCGACGGCATCCTCTACGGCCGTCGGCAACCCGGCCGGGTCAGGCCGGGCAACTGCTGCCTGATCGTGGCAGCCCCCTATCGCGGAGCCCTGTCATGA
- a CDS encoding transporter substrate-binding domain-containing protein, whose product MRSFFTGLAALAIAVVGSAEARADKLQDILSKGVVRIGVPLDAPPFGSQDANRKAVGFDIEMAEMVAKGLGVKLEMQQITGANRIPFLLTDKVDIVISVMGLTPERAKQIQFTAPYANTFLAVYGAKSSTVSSPETIGSARVAAAKGTTQELAISASAPKASLMRTEDDATAAAAYITGQADLLATNSIVAQALAKQNPGKEFERKFTIRRSPAHMGVQMDQHNLVRWLDGFIFFNTMNGELDRLHRTYLDMPMDPLPTL is encoded by the coding sequence ATGCGTTCATTCTTCACGGGCCTGGCCGCGCTGGCCATTGCCGTCGTCGGCTCTGCGGAAGCCAGAGCCGACAAGCTCCAGGACATCCTGTCCAAGGGTGTCGTCCGCATCGGCGTGCCGCTCGACGCGCCGCCCTTCGGCTCGCAGGACGCGAACCGCAAGGCGGTCGGCTTCGACATCGAGATGGCCGAGATGGTCGCCAAGGGCCTCGGCGTGAAGCTCGAGATGCAGCAGATCACCGGCGCCAACCGCATCCCGTTCCTGCTCACCGACAAGGTCGATATCGTAATCTCGGTGATGGGCCTGACGCCGGAACGGGCCAAGCAGATCCAGTTCACCGCGCCCTATGCCAACACCTTCCTCGCCGTCTATGGGGCGAAATCCTCGACCGTGAGCAGCCCGGAGACCATCGGTTCGGCCCGGGTCGCTGCCGCCAAAGGCACGACCCAGGAGCTCGCGATCAGCGCTTCCGCGCCGAAGGCGAGCCTGATGCGCACCGAGGACGACGCGACCGCCGCAGCCGCCTACATCACCGGCCAGGCCGATCTTCTCGCCACCAACAGCATCGTCGCGCAGGCGCTTGCCAAACAGAACCCGGGCAAGGAGTTCGAGCGCAAATTCACCATTCGGCGCAGCCCGGCCCATATGGGCGTGCAGATGGACCAGCATAACCTCGTGCGCTGGCTCGACGGTTTCATCTTCTTCAACACGATGAACGGCGAACTCGACCGGCTTCATCGGACGTATCTCGACATGCCGATGGACCCGCTACCGACGCTCTGA
- a CDS encoding amino acid ABC transporter ATP-binding protein: MSLVEIQGISKSYGTVPVLKDVSLDIAKGEVVAVIGRSGSGKSTLLRCINGLEPIQAGTISVDGVRVNDPGTNLRKLRQEVGIVFQSFNLFPHLSVSENITLAPRVVKKQPPEEARELAREVLRRVGLEDKLDAFPSQLSGGQQQRVAIARSLAMRPKLMLFDEVTSALDPELTGEVLKVLESVAQEGMTMILVTHEMGFARRFGSRVVFMHEGRIHEEGQAAAVLAEPKTPELQTFLSAVLH; this comes from the coding sequence ATGTCGCTCGTTGAAATCCAGGGGATCAGCAAGAGCTACGGCACGGTGCCCGTGCTGAAGGATGTCTCGCTCGACATCGCCAAGGGCGAGGTCGTGGCGGTGATCGGCCGCTCGGGCTCGGGCAAGAGCACGCTTCTGCGCTGCATCAACGGACTGGAACCGATCCAGGCCGGGACCATCAGCGTCGACGGGGTGCGGGTCAACGATCCGGGGACCAATCTGCGCAAGCTCCGCCAGGAGGTCGGCATCGTCTTCCAGAGCTTCAACCTGTTCCCGCATCTTTCCGTCAGCGAAAACATCACGCTGGCGCCGCGCGTCGTGAAGAAGCAGCCGCCCGAGGAAGCCCGTGAACTGGCGCGCGAAGTTTTGCGACGCGTCGGCCTCGAGGACAAGCTCGATGCCTTCCCCTCGCAGCTTTCGGGTGGCCAGCAGCAGCGCGTCGCGATCGCACGATCGCTGGCGATGCGGCCCAAGCTCATGCTGTTCGACGAGGTCACCTCCGCGCTCGACCCCGAGCTGACCGGGGAGGTTCTGAAAGTGCTCGAATCCGTGGCGCAGGAGGGCATGACCATGATCCTCGTGACCCACGAGATGGGCTTCGCGCGTCGTTTCGGCTCGCGCGTCGTCTTCATGCACGAAGGCCGAATTCACGAAGAAGGACAGGCCGCGGCGGTGCTCGCCGAGCCCAAGACGCCCGAACTGCAGACCTTCCTCAGCGCGGTCCTGCACTGA
- a CDS encoding amino acid ABC transporter permease, translating to MIRTFSYIDVMYLVAAARWTLALTATAFAGSALLGLILAIARISPIAPLRWLVATYILIVQGTPLLVWLFLIFFGLPLIGISVNPWLAAAVAFSIYGSAFLGEIWRGALVSIAKTQWEAGASLGLSMAQQLRYVIVPQSIRIAIPPTVGFLVQLIKNTSLAATIGLVELTREGQLTAAGTYKPFAVFITVASIYFALCFPLTQWSRSLERKLDVAR from the coding sequence ATGATCCGGACCTTCTCCTACATTGACGTGATGTATCTGGTCGCCGCGGCACGCTGGACGCTGGCCCTGACCGCCACGGCCTTCGCCGGCTCGGCCCTGCTCGGCCTCATCCTCGCCATCGCCCGGATTTCGCCGATCGCACCGCTACGCTGGCTGGTCGCGACCTATATTCTGATCGTGCAGGGCACGCCGCTGCTGGTCTGGCTCTTCCTGATCTTCTTCGGCCTGCCCCTGATCGGCATCTCGGTGAACCCCTGGCTCGCCGCGGCCGTCGCCTTCTCGATCTATGGCAGCGCCTTCCTGGGCGAGATCTGGCGCGGCGCGCTGGTCTCGATCGCCAAGACGCAATGGGAGGCCGGCGCGTCGCTCGGCCTGTCGATGGCCCAGCAGCTTCGCTACGTGATCGTGCCGCAATCGATCCGGATCGCCATCCCGCCGACGGTCGGCTTTTTGGTCCAGCTCATCAAGAACACCTCGCTGGCCGCGACGATCGGGCTGGTGGAGCTCACGCGTGAGGGACAGCTCACCGCGGCCGGCACCTACAAGCCCTTCGCGGTCTTCATCACGGTCGCCTCCATCTATTTCGCCCTCTGCTTCCCTCTGACCCAATGGAGCCGCTCACTCGAGCGGAAGCTCGATGTCGCTCGTTGA
- a CDS encoding amino acid ABC transporter permease, with product MKYGLQFRDVFAAWESILDGVWITLLLSACAMLGGLVIGVSCAAARVYGPGWLKRIVAAYVEVIRNTPLLVQLFLIFFGLPSFGIRLDGLTAAIIALVINLGAYTTEIVRAGFEAVPKAQVEAGHSLGLSGLQVFRYIVVFPALKAMFPALASQFVLLMLATSVVSQISVEDLFHAASIVQSRTFRDFEVYTVIGVLYLGLAFAFRGLFAGIYYWTFVRR from the coding sequence ATGAAATATGGGCTCCAGTTTCGCGACGTCTTTGCGGCCTGGGAGTCCATTCTCGACGGCGTCTGGATCACGCTGCTGCTCTCGGCCTGCGCCATGCTTGGCGGCTTGGTCATCGGCGTCTCCTGTGCGGCGGCGCGGGTCTACGGGCCGGGTTGGCTGAAGCGCATCGTCGCCGCCTATGTCGAAGTCATCCGCAACACGCCGCTGCTGGTCCAGCTCTTCCTGATCTTCTTCGGCCTGCCGAGCTTCGGCATCCGGCTCGACGGCCTGACAGCGGCGATCATCGCGCTGGTGATCAACCTCGGCGCTTACACGACCGAGATCGTCCGCGCCGGCTTCGAGGCCGTGCCCAAGGCGCAGGTCGAGGCCGGCCATTCGCTCGGTCTCTCGGGGTTGCAGGTCTTTCGCTATATCGTGGTGTTCCCGGCGCTCAAGGCGATGTTCCCGGCGCTCGCCAGCCAGTTCGTCCTGCTGATGCTGGCGACGAGTGTCGTCTCGCAGATTTCGGTGGAGGACCTGTTCCACGCTGCCTCGATCGTGCAGTCGCGCACGTTCCGCGATTTCGAGGTCTACACCGTGATCGGCGTGCTCTATCTCGGCCTCGCCTTCGCCTTCCGCGGCCTGTTTGCCGGCATCTATTACTGGACGTTCGTCAGGCGATGA
- a CDS encoding helix-turn-helix domain-containing protein, whose protein sequence is MAEFSEHAGDDKTSYAAPALEKGLDILELLAEVGEPLSTRAIAERLARSKGEIFRMVFVLQQRGYLVREAGTDRLALSRRLFDLGIRTPGGRQLTSIVLPLMERFSEESGQAAHLVVLSRGQTVVIATTSGHLDATVTVRPGYGRPALEANSGLLILAFQSQTRRRALMRDASPADQERLDDPALAQVLGEIRSLGHRIAPSRDIMAVTDITCPVIGPAGHAEAAILVPSLQRHGWVTDETAILETLKAVCREAGAQLAF, encoded by the coding sequence ATGGCCGAGTTCTCTGAACATGCTGGCGACGACAAAACCTCCTACGCCGCGCCGGCGCTGGAGAAGGGACTCGATATCCTCGAGTTGTTAGCGGAGGTCGGCGAACCTCTCTCGACCCGTGCGATCGCCGAGCGACTCGCGCGTTCGAAGGGCGAAATCTTCCGCATGGTCTTCGTGCTGCAGCAGCGCGGCTATTTGGTGCGCGAAGCGGGCACGGACCGTCTGGCGCTATCGCGCCGCCTCTTTGATCTCGGCATCAGGACGCCGGGCGGGCGGCAACTGACCTCGATCGTGCTGCCTCTGATGGAACGCTTCAGTGAGGAAAGCGGCCAGGCGGCGCATCTGGTCGTGCTGAGCCGGGGGCAGACCGTCGTCATCGCCACGACTTCGGGCCATCTCGATGCGACGGTGACCGTCCGACCGGGCTATGGCCGCCCTGCCCTGGAAGCCAATTCCGGCCTGCTCATTCTCGCCTTTCAATCCCAAACGCGCCGACGGGCGCTGATGCGTGACGCGAGCCCTGCCGACCAGGAGCGGCTCGACGATCCCGCGCTGGCGCAAGTCCTGGGCGAGATCAGATCACTCGGCCACCGCATCGCCCCGAGCCGTGACATCATGGCGGTCACCGATATCACCTGCCCGGTCATCGGGCCGGCCGGGCATGCCGAAGCGGCGATCCTTGTGCCCTCGCTGCAGCGGCACGGCTGGGTCACGGACGAAACGGCGATCCTCGAAACGCTGAAGGCGGTTTGCAGGGAGGCGGGCGCGCAACTTGCCTTCTGA
- a CDS encoding divalent metal cation transporter: MSDLKPRLSWFRRLGPGLITGAADDDPSGIATYSQAGAQFGVNMLWTVALTYPLMVSIQGICARIGRVTGEGLAANMARAMPRSLVHIIVFLLFIANVVNIGADIVAMGAAARLVLGWGETLFAILFAAGSLLLQVFVPYHRYVHVLKWLTLALFAYVGVLFAVQIDWRAVALGTVWPQIAWTQEAFTIVVAVFGTTISPYLFFWQAAEEVEDERLAGAGSLLDHPDEAPGELRRIGIDTYVGMAFSNLIAFFIILTTAMTLHKAGITDIATSAQAAEALRPIAGEFAFLLFSLGIIGTGLLALSVLAGSAAYAIGELRGWRIGLEEKPENAKAFYGVIALAMALGLLMLFLPIDPIKALFWSAVLNGVIALPLMVATMIVVSSRTYLGRFVASRGLKFMGWLATAVMAAAALGMFVL; encoded by the coding sequence ATGAGCGACCTGAAGCCGCGCCTCTCCTGGTTTCGGCGGCTTGGCCCCGGCCTCATCACCGGCGCGGCGGACGACGATCCGAGCGGCATCGCCACCTATTCGCAGGCGGGCGCGCAGTTCGGCGTCAACATGCTGTGGACGGTGGCGCTCACCTACCCGCTGATGGTGTCGATCCAGGGCATCTGCGCGCGGATCGGGCGCGTCACCGGCGAGGGCCTCGCCGCCAACATGGCGCGCGCCATGCCGCGCTCGCTCGTCCATATCATCGTCTTCCTGCTGTTCATCGCCAACGTCGTGAACATCGGCGCCGACATCGTCGCCATGGGCGCGGCGGCGCGCCTGGTGCTCGGCTGGGGCGAAACCCTGTTCGCCATCCTATTCGCGGCCGGCTCTCTGCTATTGCAGGTCTTCGTGCCCTATCACCGTTATGTGCATGTGCTGAAATGGCTGACGCTGGCGCTGTTCGCCTATGTCGGCGTGCTGTTCGCCGTGCAGATCGACTGGCGCGCGGTGGCGCTCGGCACGGTCTGGCCGCAGATCGCCTGGACGCAGGAGGCATTCACGATCGTGGTCGCGGTCTTCGGCACGACCATCAGTCCCTATCTTTTCTTTTGGCAAGCCGCCGAGGAGGTCGAGGACGAGAGATTGGCGGGCGCCGGTTCGCTGCTCGATCATCCCGACGAGGCGCCCGGTGAATTGCGCCGCATCGGTATCGACACCTATGTCGGCATGGCGTTCTCGAACCTGATCGCCTTCTTCATCATCCTCACCACGGCCATGACGCTGCACAAGGCGGGGATCACCGACATCGCGACATCCGCGCAGGCGGCCGAAGCGCTGCGGCCGATCGCCGGCGAGTTCGCCTTTCTGCTGTTCAGCCTCGGCATCATCGGCACCGGGCTGCTTGCCTTGTCGGTGCTGGCGGGCTCCGCCGCCTATGCGATCGGCGAATTGCGCGGTTGGCGCATCGGGCTCGAAGAAAAACCGGAGAACGCCAAAGCCTTTTACGGCGTCATCGCGCTTGCGATGGCGCTCGGCCTGCTCATGCTGTTCCTGCCAATCGACCCGATCAAAGCGCTGTTCTGGAGTGCCGTGCTCAACGGGGTTATCGCCTTACCGCTGATGGTGGCGACCATGATCGTCGTGTCGAGCCGCACATATCTCGGCCGCTTCGTCGCGTCGCGCGGCCTCAAGTTCATGGGCTGGCTGGCCACGGCGGTGATGGCGGCGGCGGCGCTGGGCATGTTTGTCCTGTAA
- a CDS encoding tryptophan-rich sensory protein, with product MAAWLFVPYAAWVAFASLLNGSIWKLN from the coding sequence ATGGCGGCGTGGCTGTTCGTGCCGTATGCCGCCTGGGTGGCCTTCGCCTCGCTGCTCAACGGCTCGATCTGGAAGCTGAACTGA
- a CDS encoding thermonuclease family protein, whose product MALTSAKIWRPKWYRRTGWHLIACGLAGVALGTAATMPDWTNRLGIADSIKTAPVTVVRPNGIAPAAVSRPTPWFGRCGSAAASDCVVDGDTFRYRGDRIRIADIDAPETRDAKCESEAQLGGRATVRLAHLLSQGDFDLVRYESRDRDQYGRLLRVVTRNGASIGQILVSEGLARRWEGRRRPWC is encoded by the coding sequence TTGGCTCTGACCAGCGCAAAGATCTGGCGACCGAAATGGTATCGCCGCACCGGGTGGCACCTCATTGCCTGCGGGCTTGCCGGCGTCGCGCTGGGGACCGCGGCAACCATGCCGGACTGGACGAACCGTCTCGGTATCGCGGATTCGATAAAGACCGCGCCCGTGACCGTCGTCAGGCCGAACGGGATTGCGCCGGCTGCGGTCTCTCGTCCGACGCCGTGGTTTGGCAGATGCGGCTCCGCCGCCGCATCCGACTGTGTGGTCGACGGCGACACCTTTCGCTATCGGGGAGACAGGATCCGCATCGCCGATATCGACGCGCCGGAGACAAGGGACGCCAAGTGCGAAAGCGAGGCTCAGCTTGGGGGACGCGCTACGGTCAGGCTCGCTCATCTCTTGAGCCAAGGCGATTTCGACCTTGTCCGATATGAAAGCCGGGATCGTGATCAGTACGGCCGGCTTCTGCGGGTGGTGACGCGAAATGGTGCGTCGATCGGCCAGATTCTTGTTTCAGAAGGCTTGGCGCGGCGCTGGGAAGGCCGAAGGCGACCATGGTGCTGA
- a CDS encoding IS1182 family transposase → MSRFVEGCDRRQPTLLPDCLDDYVADENPVRVVDVFVDDLDLEVLGFEGVTPAATGRPAYHPATLLKLYIYGYLNKVQSSRRLEREAGRNVELMWLTGRLAPDHKTIADFRKENGPAIQGACAQFVVLCRQIGLFGSTLVAIDGSKFKAVNSRDKNFTAHKLTRRLQQVAEHIAGYLRDLDTADRQEDEAAEARSGRLQEKVERLREQMKMLKAMEAQVAASPEGQISLTDPDARSMATSGRGSGIVGYNVQSAVEAKHHLIVAHDVVMTGSDREQLAAMAAKAKNAMGAEKLDALADRGYFSGEEIRSCEALGVTPYLPKPLTSGAKAEGRFGKQDFVYLPEQDVYRCPSGALLPRHMTTVERGMTLHRYWDRASCQACALKAQCTPSVERRVTRWEHEAIIDALQRRMDLTPGAMRQRRRLVEHPFGTIKAWMGATHFLTRRLPNVKTEIGLHILAYNLKRVIAIIGAKPLMEAIRA, encoded by the coding sequence TTGAGCCGCTTCGTTGAGGGTTGCGACCGCCGGCAGCCGACGCTGCTTCCCGATTGCCTGGACGACTATGTGGCGGATGAGAACCCGGTGCGGGTGGTCGACGTGTTCGTCGATGACCTGGATCTGGAGGTCCTGGGTTTTGAGGGCGTGACGCCGGCAGCGACAGGACGCCCGGCCTACCACCCGGCCACGCTGCTCAAGCTCTACATCTACGGCTACCTGAACAAGGTGCAGTCCAGCCGCCGGCTGGAACGCGAGGCGGGGCGCAATGTCGAGTTGATGTGGCTGACGGGGAGGCTTGCGCCCGACCACAAGACCATCGCCGACTTCCGGAAGGAGAATGGGCCCGCGATCCAGGGCGCCTGCGCTCAGTTCGTGGTGCTGTGCCGTCAGATCGGCCTGTTCGGGAGCACCCTGGTCGCCATCGACGGCAGCAAGTTCAAAGCAGTGAACAGCCGCGACAAGAACTTCACGGCCCACAAGCTCACGAGGCGCCTGCAGCAGGTGGCTGAACACATCGCGGGCTATCTGCGTGACCTCGACACGGCCGATCGTCAGGAAGACGAGGCCGCCGAGGCGCGCTCGGGACGGCTGCAGGAGAAGGTCGAGCGGCTGCGCGAGCAGATGAAGATGCTCAAGGCCATGGAGGCGCAAGTCGCTGCCTCACCTGAAGGCCAGATCTCGCTGACCGATCCGGACGCTCGCTCGATGGCCACCAGCGGACGCGGCAGTGGGATTGTCGGCTACAACGTCCAGTCCGCTGTCGAGGCCAAGCATCACCTGATCGTCGCCCACGACGTGGTCATGACCGGCAGCGACCGCGAGCAGCTCGCAGCCATGGCCGCCAAGGCAAAGAACGCCATGGGCGCGGAAAAGCTCGATGCGCTGGCCGACCGCGGCTACTTCTCCGGCGAGGAGATCCGCTCCTGCGAGGCCCTGGGCGTGACGCCCTATCTGCCCAAGCCGCTGACCTCGGGCGCCAAGGCCGAGGGCCGGTTCGGCAAGCAGGACTTCGTCTACCTGCCCGAGCAGGATGTCTATCGCTGCCCATCCGGCGCGCTGCTGCCGCGCCATATGACCACGGTCGAGCGGGGAATGACGCTCCACCGCTACTGGGATCGCGCTAGTTGCCAGGCCTGCGCCCTCAAGGCTCAGTGCACGCCCAGCGTCGAACGGCGGGTCACCCGCTGGGAACACGAGGCGATCATCGACGCCCTTCAACGGCGGATGGATCTGACGCCTGGCGCCATGCGCCAACGAAGGCGGCTCGTCGAACACCCCTTCGGCACGATCAAGGCCTGGATGGGGGCGACGCACTTCCTGACGAGGCGCCTGCCCAACGTGAAGACCGAAATCGGCCTCCACATCCTCGCCTATAACCTCAAGCGCGTCATCGCCATCATCGGCGCCAAGCCGCTGATGGAAGCGATCCGGGCCTGA
- a CDS encoding methyl-accepting chemotaxis protein, with protein MTITIAAIRSLGTRLVVGAIWLLVPLVSGGAMANGNNMFGLLGAALSLAVVATICWRLSPDSASTHTTLGVCLMVGISLVVAALGGNTLQIDMHMAYFAALAMLIIFCDWRVIAAAAVVVAVHHVVLSFLLPAAVFPGNANPGRVALHAAILLVEAVTLAWAAQLISRTLAASAIALSQAEDALQEAARAQNEAESALQQADGARDAQARSVRENETLQKKVDSEREAVVVGLAEGLEELSKGNLTHRINAAFPADYEKLRDDFNRSVSQLDTTVSGIAAATEFIRGSAIEINSGADDLSKRTEEQASSLEETAATTEQLAASVKATAHASRQAANVADEAMKAAQTGGAIAGEAVDAMARIEDASTKISDIIRVIDEIAFQTNLLALNAAVEAARAGDAGKGFAVVASEVRTLAQRSSEAAKDISALISSSNTEVGEGVKLVRRAGEQLSQILSASEKVAATIAEISAASGEQASGIDEMSQAVAHLDEMTQQNAALSEQSAASAGSLSGKIAQLNDLVAAFKTRPNYGRSAAAPAHAGEPAHLRQLAEAAFAQTRAPAPRAASATGSSSAAPVKKVANSRTGSSGWEAF; from the coding sequence ATGACCATTACAATCGCCGCCATCCGAAGCCTCGGCACCAGACTGGTCGTTGGCGCGATCTGGTTGCTTGTTCCGCTGGTGAGCGGCGGGGCCATGGCCAACGGCAACAACATGTTCGGTTTGTTGGGGGCTGCCCTATCGCTGGCAGTCGTTGCGACCATCTGTTGGCGTCTGAGCCCAGACTCGGCCTCGACGCATACGACCTTGGGCGTATGCCTAATGGTGGGCATTTCTCTGGTCGTAGCTGCGCTGGGCGGCAATACGCTTCAGATCGACATGCACATGGCATATTTCGCCGCACTCGCAATGCTGATCATTTTTTGCGACTGGCGCGTCATTGCCGCCGCAGCGGTAGTGGTTGCAGTTCACCATGTCGTGCTGTCTTTTCTCCTGCCTGCGGCCGTTTTCCCAGGAAACGCAAACCCCGGCCGCGTCGCCCTTCACGCTGCAATATTGCTCGTCGAGGCCGTCACTCTGGCTTGGGCTGCGCAGTTGATTTCCCGGACGCTGGCGGCCTCGGCAATTGCGCTGAGCCAAGCCGAGGATGCACTCCAGGAAGCGGCCAGAGCCCAGAATGAAGCGGAGAGTGCGCTTCAGCAGGCAGACGGGGCTCGTGACGCTCAAGCCCGCTCGGTCCGCGAGAACGAAACACTACAGAAAAAGGTCGATAGTGAGCGGGAAGCGGTCGTTGTCGGATTGGCGGAAGGCTTGGAAGAGCTATCCAAAGGTAATCTGACGCATCGGATCAATGCTGCATTTCCGGCAGACTATGAAAAACTCCGCGACGATTTCAACCGTTCCGTCTCACAGCTAGACACGACCGTTTCAGGAATTGCTGCTGCAACCGAATTCATCCGCGGCTCCGCGATTGAAATCAACAGCGGCGCCGATGATCTGTCGAAGCGCACGGAAGAGCAGGCCTCATCGCTGGAGGAGACCGCAGCGACGACCGAACAGCTCGCGGCTTCGGTGAAAGCGACCGCCCACGCCTCGCGTCAGGCGGCGAATGTCGCCGACGAGGCGATGAAGGCGGCACAGACTGGCGGGGCCATCGCCGGGGAGGCTGTCGACGCCATGGCGCGCATCGAGGACGCCTCGACCAAGATCTCCGACATAATCCGGGTGATCGACGAGATCGCCTTCCAGACCAATCTGCTGGCGCTGAATGCGGCAGTGGAAGCGGCGCGCGCCGGCGATGCCGGCAAGGGCTTTGCGGTCGTCGCCTCGGAGGTGCGCACGCTGGCGCAGCGTTCGAGCGAGGCAGCCAAGGACATCTCGGCCCTGATCTCGTCGTCAAACACCGAAGTCGGCGAGGGCGTGAAGCTGGTGCGTAGAGCTGGCGAGCAGCTCAGCCAGATCCTAAGCGCGTCAGAGAAGGTCGCGGCCACCATCGCGGAGATTTCGGCGGCGTCGGGCGAGCAGGCGAGCGGCATCGACGAGATGAGCCAGGCGGTCGCCCATCTCGACGAGATGACTCAGCAGAACGCAGCGCTTTCCGAGCAAAGTGCAGCCTCCGCCGGCTCGCTCTCGGGCAAGATCGCCCAGCTCAACGACCTCGTCGCCGCCTTCAAGACCAGGCCGAACTACGGCCGTTCCGCAGCTGCGCCGGCCCATGCCGGCGAGCCTGCCCACCTACGCCAGCTCGCGGAAGCCGCCTTCGCGCAGACCCGGGCACCGGCTCCGCGCGCCGCATCTGCCACAGGAAGCTCCTCAGCGGCGCCGGTCAAGAAGGTCGCCAACAGCCGCACTGGCAGTTCTGGTTGGGAAGCTTTCTAA
- a CDS encoding DUF3592 domain-containing protein: protein MLSALGILLMIWGIGAPLVALTGTETLGRITHVRRQLGDRNELIPNRYAFAITYEFRLPDGALRTGTTQRIGDYFSPGRLGVGSPVTIRHAPFAPSLSVIDWGPGALIENILAAAIGAALVRLQLKG from the coding sequence TTGCTGAGCGCGCTCGGTATCCTCTTGATGATCTGGGGCATAGGCGCGCCGCTCGTGGCGCTCACTGGCACCGAGACGCTAGGCCGGATCACGCATGTCCGCCGCCAACTGGGTGACCGTAATGAACTCATCCCGAATCGTTACGCCTTCGCCATCACCTACGAATTCCGCCTTCCCGACGGCGCTCTTCGGACCGGGACAACCCAGCGGATCGGAGACTACTTCTCTCCTGGCCGTCTGGGTGTCGGCAGCCCCGTGACCATCCGCCACGCACCCTTTGCGCCTAGTCTGTCGGTAATAGATTGGGGTCCGGGCGCGCTCATCGAAAACATCTTGGCGGCCGCTATCGGAGCTGCCCTAGTCCGGCTGCAGTTGAAAGGATAA